The genome window CACCAGCTCCTCCACCAACTCCGGCCGGGGCTACGACGGGCAGGGCTCGCACAGCCTCTCCGTGGGTGACGTCGACAACGACGGCCGGGACGAGATCGTGTACGGCGCGATGGCCGTGGACGACAACGGCAACGCGCTGTGGACCACGCGGACGGGCCACGGCGACGCCCAGCACCTGGGGGACCTCGACGCGTCCACGGCCGGCCTGGAGTACTTCAAGGTCTCCGAGTCGACCTCCCAGCCCGCCGAGCTGTACATCAACCCGGCCAACGGGGCCGTGCGCTGGCAGCTCGCCGCCTGCTGCGACAACGGCCGGGGCGTGGCCGGTGACATCTACGCGGGCAACGACGGCCCCGAGATGTGGTCGGCCTCCGACACCTCCATCCGTGACGAGACGGGCGCGACGAAGGGCCGTGAGCCCTCCTCCGTCAACTTCCTCGCCTGGTGGGACGGCGACCCGGTCCGTGAACTCCTCGACGGCACCCGGATCGACAAGTACGGCACCTCCGCCGAGACCCGGCTGCTGACCGGTTCCGGGGTGTCCTCCAACAACGGCACCAAGGCCACGCCCGCGCTCTCCGGTGACATCCTCGGCGACTGGCGCGAGGAGGTCGTCTGGCGCACCAGCGGCAACACGGCCCTGCGGATCTACTCGACGCCGGTCGAGACGAGCACGAAGATCACGACCCTGCTGCACGACCCGATGTACCGCACGGGGCTGGCCTGGCAGAACACCGCCTACAACCAGCCCCCGCACACCGGCTTCTTCATCGGGAACAACATGCCGACGCCGCCCCGGCCGACGGTGTACACGCCGTAAGGAGCGTTCCCGCGCGGGGCCAGGTCCTCACCCCAGCGTCAGCGACGCCTGTACGGGCAGATGGTCGCTGGGGAACTGGCCGTTCGACGCGAAGGTGTTGATGGCCGCCCGGTGCGCGGTGACACCCGGGGTGGTCAGGATCCAGTCGATGCGGTCGCCGTCCGGGGTCAGCGGGCGGTAGCCGTGGAACGTCGCGTACAGGTCGCCGCGCTCGGCCGCCGAGTCCCAGGTGTCCACGAGCCCGGCGCCGAGCATGGTGTCGTAGACCGTGTTCCGGTGGGCGGGCACGTTGAAGTCGCCGGTGACGACGAGGGGGAGCGACCGGTCGAACCCGGCGACGCGCCGGACGATCAGGGCGGCGGCGCGGTCGCGGGCGTACTGGCTGACGTTGTCGAGATGGGTGTTGAGGAAGTAGAACTCCCGGTCGCCGTCCTGTCGGTCGCGGAACCGCACCCAGGTGACCATCCGGATGGAGCCGCCGCCCCAGGTGTTCGAGCCGGGCACCTCCGGGGTGTCGGAGAGCCAGAAGTGCCGGTACTCGACGGGCGCGAGCCGGCGGGTGTCGTAGAAGACCGCCATGAACTCGCCGAGGTTGCCGCCCGCGCGCCCGGTGCCGATCCAGCGGTAGTTCCCGCCGAGGTCGGTCTCGATGTCGAGCAACTGCTGGTGGAGACCCTCCTGGGTGCCGATGACATGGGGTGCCTCCTGCCGCAGCAGGGCGCGCATCACGGGTCTGCGTACGCCCCAGCTGTTGGGCTGCACGGTGCTCGCGTAGCGCAGATTGAACGACATGGTGGAGAGCGGGGGCACGGCGGCCTCCTCTTCCGCCGCCGAGGCGGCCGGTGCGCTGGTCAGTCCGGTGGTGCGGGACAACGGCAACAGTACCGCCGCGGCGAGGGCGGTCTTGAGGCCCAGTCGGCGCGTGACGCGGCTGTGGTTCGGCACAGGGGCTCCTTCTGTGAAGGTCTCCGGGCGAGCCGTGCGTACACACTCTGGGATGCCCCTCTGTGCCCGCCATGAACATGCCGATAGAGCGGGGTGTACGGGGTTCGACAGCGCGGGGTGCACAGGGTTCGAAGAGGGCGCGCGCCCGACCCAGGCGCGCGCCCTCACCTGGTCCTGCTCGGGTGTCAGGTCACCGTGCAGGACTGGTCACCGAGCTTGAACGCGGTCGGTTTCCCGTTGCTCCCCGACCAGCTTCCGGTGAAGCCGAAGCTCACCGACGCGCCCGCCGCCACATTGCCGTTCCAGCCGACGTTCCTGGCCGTGACCGCCGATCCCGACTGGGTGTGGGAGGCGTTCCAGACCTGGGAGACGGTCTGCCCATGAGGGAAGGTCCAGCCGAGCGACCAGCCGGTCCACGCGCTCGTGCCCGTGTTGGACAGCCGTACGTCCGCCTGGAAGCCGCCCGACCACTCGTTGGTCACCGCGTACGTCACCGCGCAGGCCCCCGTCGGCTCGGGCTCGGGGTCCGGATCGGTACCGCCGCCCCCGCCGCCGGTGTCGGAGGAGTCGCCGTAGACGACCCCGCGCCCGTTCGTCGCGACATAGACCCGCCCGTACACCCTCGGGTCACCCGTGATCGCCGCACCCGTCCAGCCCCACTGATGGGCGTCGTCGTTGATCCGCGTCCAGGACGCGCCCTTGTCCGTCGAGCGGAAGATGCCGCGTACGCCGCCGATCTTGGCGCTGGTGTAGAGGGTCTGGTACGCGGCCCCGGTCGCCGCCTTGCCGAAGCCGATCGTGTCGGCCTGCTCGACGCCCGACAGCTTCGTCCAGGTGGCCCCGCCGTCCGTGGAGCGCCACAGACCGTAGGCCCCGTCGGTCGCGCCGCCCGCCAGCCACACATCGCCCTTCACCCCGGGCAGCGCCTTGAAGCGCACGCTGTCCCCGCTCGGCAGCCCGGTGGCGCTCGACGCGGTGAAGGTCGCCCCGCCGTCCGAACTGACGTAGAACTTCCCCGACTTGAAGCCGTAGAAGGTCCTCGGGTCCACCCGGTCGGACTCCACGATCGCACCTGCCGGGATGCCGCTGGACGCCGACCAGGAGCTACCGAACCCGGTCGCGTACCGCACACCCGTGCCCGCCGGGCTCCACACGAACCGGCTGCCGTCCGAGGCCGCCGCGACCGTACCGCCGCCACTGACGCCCGACGGGTCGGTGCCGGCGAACCAGTTGGCGCCGTTGTCCGTGGAGAACGCGATGTGCGGGCCGGAGTCCAGATTGCCCACGCGCACCACGGTGTCGGGGTTGGACTCGGCGTAGTCCAGGCTGGTCGTGGTCGTGAAGTTCGGCTGGGTGAACATCATCGACGGGACCTTCGTCAGATCCGTGTGCCGGAAGCCGCCGATGTCACCGAGCGCGCTGAGCAGCGGGGCACCGGACGGGGGAGAGGCCAGATCGTTGACGGCCGTCTCCTCCAGGCCCCGCACCATCGGCTTGATGGCGAACTGGCCGCCGCTGTCCCAGTTCCCCAGGTTCTCCGTGCCGTAGATCGTCGCGCCCGTCCCGTACATCATCCGGTTCGAGTTGAACGGGTCGATCTCCAACGCCTCGGTCATCCAGCCGAGTTTGGGCGTCTGCTCCGGCGGCGACGGATTCGCGCCCCAGGTCAGCCAGGGAGAGGACGACACATCCATGGTGAAGCGGTCCGCACGGTTCGGGTACGACGTGTAGTCCCACGCCCTGGTCCAGGTGGCGCCGCTGTCCGTCGAACGGAAGAGCTGGGTGTCCGGCCACCAGGAGCTGTACGCCGTCGCCATGACCGTGCCCGGATCCTGCCGGTCGACCGTCAGCCCGCTGAACCCGTAGTACGTGTCGGCCTCCGCCACCGGACTGACGTTCGTCCACGTGCCGGTCGCGGTCGCGTACCGCCACAGCTGGCCCTTGCCGCCGTCGTACGGCCCGCCCTTGTCGCTGTACGACAGATACAGATAGCCGTTCGAGGCATCGAGCACGCCCTTGTGGGCCAGATATCCGGTCGGCTGCCCGGCGACCCGCGACCAGGTCGCGCCCGCGTCGGTGGACCGGTACACCGCGTTGTCCTTGTCGGCGACCCCGACGTAGATCGTCCGCGTGGCGTTCCCGGAGGTGCCCGTCGACTCGTCGAAGGTGACCCAGACGATGCCCTGGTTGTCGCTGGAGTACCCGCTCGTGTCGGTCGGATCGGCCACGTAGTTGCCGACGTTCGGGAAGTTCGTCACCTGCGACCAGGTGGCCCCCGAGTCCGTCGACCGCCACAGGCCCTTGCCGCTCGGCGCGCCGAGATACAGCACGCTGTTCCGGTTCGGGTCCACGGCCAGCCGCTCGCCCATGCCCCGCCCCGGCATGTTGCCGCCCAGCTTGAACGGCAGATTCGCCTTCTGCCAGCTGGCCCCCCGGTCGGACGACCGCAGGATCGCCCCGTTCCCCGGGTCCCAGCTGTTCGTGTACGTCCCGGCCGCCACGTACACCTTGTTCGGGTCGACCGCGTCGGAGGCCAGACTCACGACCCCCGTGTGCCCCCAGTTGTCCCACCCGACCGAGTCGAGCAGGGGCGTCCATGTCTTCGAGGACTCCACCCAGCGATACGCCCCACCGATGTCGGTCCGGGCGTACGCGAGGTTCCGTTCCTTCCGGTTGAACACGATCCCGGGAACGAATCCGCCCCCGTCGATCCGGGCGTTCTTCCACGTATAGGTGTCGGCGGCGACGGCCACCGACTTCTCTGCCTTGTCAGCGGCCAACGCGGGTGGGGATCCGGCGAGAAGGCCGGCCGCGAGGGCCAGAACGGTGGTGAGGATGCGGGTTCTTCGCACAGTGGGGGTCCTCTCCTGACAGTGGGGTAAAGGTCCCCGCGCCCCGAGGGGCGCGGGGACCGGCGGTGCTATTCCAGGAGCTCCGCGTACGACCCCATGGCCAAGGCGATGTCCGCCTGGGCCCAGAACCGGTGATACGTGAACGAGGGCGCGGCCCCACCGGCCAGATACGCCTCGATCTTCGACCAGGCAGGGTCGTCCTCGTAGAAGGACCGGATCGAGTCGAAGGTCGACGACGAGTTGATCGTGTCGCCGTTCGGCATCGTCCCGGTCCACCCGCTCGGCACAGACACCCGGTCGTCGAACCGGTTGTAGTCGGCCCGCGTCTCGGGAACGGCGATCCCCAGCCCGTCCTGATGGTGGTCCCACATGCCGTCGAGCAGCGCCTTCGCGACCCGCGCCGCGTCCGCGTCACCGGAGCGGTCCGCGTAGTACGTCAGCGTCTTGGCGTACGCGGCGGCCACCCCCACATCGTCCGTGTAGTCGGCGACGGTGACATGAAGTCCGGCGTTGGCGCCGGGACTCGACGCACTCCACGTGTCGGGCGCACCCGACCACTGGAGCGTCGACGGAATCCGGTACGTGCCGTCCGGGTTGATGGTCGTCTTGGACAACGCCCAGTCCACCCACTTGTCCAGCACGGTCTTCGCGGCGGCGTTGCCCGTCTGCTGGTAGTACTCGGCGACCCGCTCCATGGACCACGCCTGGAAGCCGAACCACTGGTTGGACGGCGGGTCGTGGTACACCGGCTTCTCGTCGTAGAACATGCCGTAGAACGTCGGCGTCCCGGCCGGGGGAGTGGCGTACCGCCCCGCCCAGCTGTTGGTGGCGCCGCCCGCGATGCCGCCCTCGTTGGACTGCAGCCAGCGGTAGAACTCGATCTGCCGGTCCAGGGACTTGGCCCAGTCCGCCTGCCCCGTCGCCGACTTCGGCTTCAGCGGGGCGTAGTTGGCGAGCGCGTACGCGGCCAGCGGGTTCTGATAGCCGCCGTGCGTGTGGCTGGAGCCGATGCGCCAGGCCCAGCCCGCCGCGGTGTCGGTGGCGCCACCCCACGCGTAGTACCAGGACATCAGATAGTGGGAGGCGTCCTTGCCGGTGCCGGCCGGGCAGGACGTGGCCCCGACACAGTTCCCGATCTTCTTGAAGTACTTGTCGTACATCGAGTAGCGCAGATAGTCGCCCATCTTCGCGGCCTTGCCGATGGTCGCGGAGACGTCGGCGCCCTTGCCCTGCTGCTTGGCCCAGATGTCCGCCCAGTACGCGGCCTGCACGGCCCGCGCGTCGGCGTCCGGGGCGTTGGTGAACTTCCACTGCTTCGCGTAGGAGGCGTCACCGGTGAACAGGTCCAGGTACCCGTTCCTGCCGCCGTACTTGAACTGGTCGCAGGTCGGCTGCGGGATCGTCTCCCACACCGACTCCTGCGGCCCGCGCTGGAAGGTGTTGATGTACGACGGCCCGGTGTCCGTCGGCCCCGCCTCGCACTTGCCGGGCGAGTTGCCGTAGCCGTAGACGTTGTCGACGTCCTGCAGCCAGTGCATGCCGTACACGTCGTCCGTGCCGTACGCGCTCTTCAGTTCGGCGGCGATGGGGTCCGGGCCGACCGAGACACCGGTGTTGAGCTGCGCCGGATACTCGCCCGGGGTGTCGTGCTCGGGCGCGTACGTCGCCGGTTTGCTCGCCGTGTAGAAGGAGTTGGTCGGCTGGTCGGCGTGGGTCGGGATCATGAACCGCTCCATGATGTCCCAGGCCCCGTTGAACTTGGACCAGTCGCCCGTCACCTTGCCGTACATGGCCTGCAGCCACAGGAGGTAGCTGTACGCCTCCGAGGTGGTCTCATGGCCGTGGTCCGGCGCCTCGACGATCAGCGTCTCCACCGAGTGGTACGGGATGCCCTCGGGGGAGAAGTAGCCGTTCGCCGGGTTGGTGATCTTGCCGTACAGCTCCAGGAACCGTTCGTCGTACGTGCTCGACGCCGCCAGCTGCGTCACCGTCACCGAGGCCTTGGCATGGCCGGTGGCCGTCGAGTCGAAGACCGCCGAGCCGGTGCCGGAGGCGTTCGCGCCGATGGTCACCTTCTGCGCGGTGTTCCAGTTCGACGAGGTGAACGTCAGCGACCCGCCGCCCGTCACGGAGAGCCCGGTGTTGCCGGACGCCCGCGCGGTCGTCACCGTCACACTGCCGGACGGCTGTGTCGAAAGCTTTACGTCGTAGGTGCCCGACTGGCCCTGGCGGACGCCCAGTTGGGTCGGCGAGACCACCACGGCGGGACCCGAGGCGACCGTGATGCCGACCGGCGTGGAACTCGCCGACGCGCCCAGGCTGTCGTACGCCTTGGCCACCAGCGAATGAGCGCCCACGGACAGACCGGTGGCCGAGAACGTGTACGGCGAGGTCGTGTCCGTGCCCAGCAGGGTCGTGTCGTCGTAGAACTCGACCTTGGTGACCGTCGCGCTGTCCGCCGCGGCGGCGGTGGCCGCCATCGGCACCGCCGTGCCCTGCGAGTACACCGCGCCCGGAGCCGGGCTGGTCAGCACCGTGATCGGTGGCTGGTGCGCGCCCACGCACGGGGTGCCGTTGATCGCGAAGGAGGCCGGCGCGGTGTTCGTGCCGCTGTAGGTGAACTGGGCGCCGGTGGTCACCGCGGCCCCGACGGCGATTGTGCCGTTCCAGGACGCGTTGCGTGCCGTCACCGTCTTCCCGGACTGCGACCAGGTGCCGCTCCAGCCGTTGCTGAGCGTCTGGTTGCCCGCGTAGTCGTACGTCAGGGTCCAGCCGCTGATGGCCTCCGTACCCCGGTTGCTGATCGTCAGCTCGGCGGTGAAACCCGAGCCCCAGTCATTGGTCTTGTAGTCGACGTTGCAGGCAACCGCCGCCGCACTGGCGGGGGTCGAACCCGTGCCGAGCATCGTCAAGGGGAGGGTGAGGGCCGCGACCACGGCCGTCCACAGGCGTCGCGAGGCACGACGTCTCCGTCTGGGGTGCATGCTCTGGTTCCTTCCGTGCGGCTCTTGCGAAGTGGGGGCGGAGCGGCAACAACAAGCCTTGAACCAGTGGGAGCGCTCCCATATTGAGGAGGGGGGCGCAAGCGGTCAAGGCGTTTGAAGAGTCGAAAAGATTCGATCAGTGGAAAAGATTCGTGAAGCGCAATAACGCAACACCTCTGTCTTTTACCGTCACTTGGCGCTACCTTCACCAGCACCAGTGGGAGCGGTTCCATCAGTCGACGCGTTTGCCCCAGGCGCGTCCGAGCTGCGAGGGACGCTCGGAGAACACCCCAGTGTTCAGGTCTTTTACTCGCCTCGGCGACAGCGCGACGACTCCTCCTCGTACACCCCACTACGGAAGAGGAACCCGCACTCATGAGCCGTACCAGAACAGCACTCCTGGCGGCGATGGCGCTGGTCGCCGCCGCCGCGGGGACCGCGATGGGCGCCGTCCCGGACGACGTCGGCGTCCAGGCGATCCCCTGCACGGTCGACTACAAGGTGCAGAACCAGTGGTCCACCGGCTTCACCACCGCCGTCACCGTCACCAACAACAGCGCCGCGAAGACTTCTTGGGCCGTGAAGTGGTCGTACGCGGGCAACCAGCAGGTCACCAACGGCTGGAACTCCCGGATCACCCAGAGCGGTACGTCGGTGACCGCCGCCAACGAGACGTACAACGGCACGCTGGCGACCGGCGGTTCGGTCAGCTTCGGCTTCAACGCCAGCTACAGCGGCACCAACGCGCTGCCGACGACCTTCACGCTCGACGGGGTGACCTGCAACGTCGACGACGGCGGCGGTGGCCCCTCCGAGCCGCCGGGGCCGGGCACACCGGGCACCAAGGTGGACAACCCGTACGCCGGCGCCAAGGTGTACGTGAACCCGGAGTGGTCCGCGAAGGCCGCCGCCGAGCCGGGCGGCAGCCGGATCTCCAACCAGCCCACGGGTGTCTGGCTGGACCGGATCGCCGCGATCGAGGGCGTGGGCAGCGGGATGGGCCTGCGCGACCACCTCGACGCGGCGCTGACCCAGAAGGGCTCGGGCGAACTGGCCGTCCAGCTGGTGATCTACAACCTGCCCGGCCGTGACTGCGCGGCCCTCGCCTCCAACGGCGAGCTGGGCCCGACGGAGCTGGGCCGCTACAAGACCGAGTACATCGACCCGATCGCGGCCATCCTCGCCGACCCCAAGTACGCCTCCCTGCGCATCGTCACGACCGTCGAGATCGACTCGCTGCCGAACCTCGTCACCAACACCGGCAGCCGCCCGACGGCCACCCCCCAGTGCGATGTCATGAAGGCCAACGGCAACTACGTCAAGGGCGTCGGCTACGCGCTCAACAAGCTCGGTGACGTGGGCAACGTCTACAACTACGTCGACGCCGGCCACCACGGCTGGATCGGCTGGGACGACAACTTCGGCGCCTCCGCCACCACCTTCAAGGAGGCGGCGACCGCCGAGGGCGCCACGGTCAACGACGTCCACGGCTTCATCACCAACACGGCGAACTACAGCGCGCTGAAGGAGAACAACTTCACCATCAACTCGACGGTGAACGGCACCTCCGTCCGTGAGTCGAAGTGGGTCGACTGGAACCGCTATGTCGACGAGCTGTCCTTCGCCCAGGCCTTCCGCAACCAGCTGGTCTCGGTGGGCTTCAACTCCAGCATCGGCATGCTGATCGACACCTCGCGCAACGGCTGGGGCGGCAGCGCCCGGCCCACCGGTCCCGGGGCGACGACCAGTGTGGACACGTATGTCAACGGTGGCCGCTACGACCGCCGTATCCACATCGGCAACTGGTGCAACCAGTCCGGTGCCGGGCTCGGCGAGCGTCCGAAGGCCGCACCCGAGGCCGGGATCGACGCCTATGTGTGGATGAAGCCGCCGGGTGAGTCGGACGGGTCCAGCTCCGCCATCCCGAACGACGAGGGCAAGGGCTTCGACCGCATGTGCGACCCGACGTACACGGGCAACCCGCGCAACGGGAACAGCATGTCCGGCTCCCTGCCGAACGCGCCGATCTCCGGGCACTGGTTCTCCGCCCAGTTCCAGCAGCTGATGCAGAACGCGTATCCCGCGCTCTGAGTACGTACTCCGCGCTCTGAGCACGCTCGTGTGAACCGGTCCGCCAGGGGTGAGCTCTGCTTCCCCAGCCCCTGGCGGACCGGTGGCAGGTCCGGGTGAGCCACGTCACGATGGCGGGAGGTGGGCGGGTGCGATGAGTTCCGGGCGGCTCGGCGGTCTTCATCGTCGTGAGCCCGTGCCGGGACGAGGAACAGAACGAGGAAAGAGAACCCCATGCGCATCGTGATCTGCGAGTTCATGAGCCTGGACGGTGTCGTGCAGGCGCCCGGCGGTCCCGACGAGGACACCGAGGGCGGGTTCGCCCACGGCGGCTGGACGCACCCGTTCTTCGACCCGGAGGTCGTGGGCGGTGCGTGGGACGCCGCGCTGGCGAAAGCGGACGCGTTGCTGTACGGCCGCCGTACCTGGAAGGCCATGGCCGGGGCGTGGCCGGACCGGGCGGGCGATCCGTTCGCCGACCGGATGAACTCCATCCGCAAGTACGTCGTGTCCGCGACCCTCGCCGACTCCGAGCTGGCCTGGGAGAACACCACGCGCATCCCGGGGGAGGAGGCCGTCGCCCAGATCCGTGAGCTGCGCGAGACCGGGGGTGGCGATCTGCTCGTCATGGGCAGCCCGACCCTCGCCCGCACGCTGATAGGTGAGGGTCTCGCCGACGAGCTGATCCTGATCGTCATGCCGGTCCTCCTCGGCGGCGGAAAGACGATCTTCCCCGACGAGGGCGCCAAACACCTCCTGGAACTGATCTCCACGACCACCAGC of Streptomyces phaeolivaceus contains these proteins:
- a CDS encoding endonuclease/exonuclease/phosphatase family protein — protein: MPNHSRVTRRLGLKTALAAAVLLPLSRTTGLTSAPAASAAEEEAAVPPLSTMSFNLRYASTVQPNSWGVRRPVMRALLRQEAPHVIGTQEGLHQQLLDIETDLGGNYRWIGTGRAGGNLGEFMAVFYDTRRLAPVEYRHFWLSDTPEVPGSNTWGGGSIRMVTWVRFRDRQDGDREFYFLNTHLDNVSQYARDRAAALIVRRVAGFDRSLPLVVTGDFNVPAHRNTVYDTMLGAGLVDTWDSAAERGDLYATFHGYRPLTPDGDRIDWILTTPGVTAHRAAINTFASNGQFPSDHLPVQASLTLG
- a CDS encoding cellulose binding domain-containing protein — protein: MRRTRILTTVLALAAGLLAGSPPALAADKAEKSVAVAADTYTWKNARIDGGGFVPGIVFNRKERNLAYARTDIGGAYRWVESSKTWTPLLDSVGWDNWGHTGVVSLASDAVDPNKVYVAAGTYTNSWDPGNGAILRSSDRGASWQKANLPFKLGGNMPGRGMGERLAVDPNRNSVLYLGAPSGKGLWRSTDSGATWSQVTNFPNVGNYVADPTDTSGYSSDNQGIVWVTFDESTGTSGNATRTIYVGVADKDNAVYRSTDAGATWSRVAGQPTGYLAHKGVLDASNGYLYLSYSDKGGPYDGGKGQLWRYATATGTWTNVSPVAEADTYYGFSGLTVDRQDPGTVMATAYSSWWPDTQLFRSTDSGATWTRAWDYTSYPNRADRFTMDVSSSPWLTWGANPSPPEQTPKLGWMTEALEIDPFNSNRMMYGTGATIYGTENLGNWDSGGQFAIKPMVRGLEETAVNDLASPPSGAPLLSALGDIGGFRHTDLTKVPSMMFTQPNFTTTTSLDYAESNPDTVVRVGNLDSGPHIAFSTDNGANWFAGTDPSGVSGGGTVAAASDGSRFVWSPAGTGVRYATGFGSSWSASSGIPAGAIVESDRVDPRTFYGFKSGKFYVSSDGGATFTASSATGLPSGDSVRFKALPGVKGDVWLAGGATDGAYGLWRSTDGGATWTKLSGVEQADTIGFGKAATGAAYQTLYTSAKIGGVRGIFRSTDKGASWTRINDDAHQWGWTGAAITGDPRVYGRVYVATNGRGVVYGDSSDTGGGGGGTDPDPEPEPTGACAVTYAVTNEWSGGFQADVRLSNTGTSAWTGWSLGWTFPHGQTVSQVWNASHTQSGSAVTARNVGWNGNVAAGASVSFGFTGSWSGSNGKPTAFKLGDQSCTVT
- a CDS encoding glycoside hydrolase family 48 protein — translated: MHPRRRRRASRRLWTAVVAALTLPLTMLGTGSTPASAAAVACNVDYKTNDWGSGFTAELTISNRGTEAISGWTLTYDYAGNQTLSNGWSGTWSQSGKTVTARNASWNGTIAVGAAVTTGAQFTYSGTNTAPASFAINGTPCVGAHQPPITVLTSPAPGAVYSQGTAVPMAATAAAADSATVTKVEFYDDTTLLGTDTTSPYTFSATGLSVGAHSLVAKAYDSLGASASSTPVGITVASGPAVVVSPTQLGVRQGQSGTYDVKLSTQPSGSVTVTTARASGNTGLSVTGGGSLTFTSSNWNTAQKVTIGANASGTGSAVFDSTATGHAKASVTVTQLAASSTYDERFLELYGKITNPANGYFSPEGIPYHSVETLIVEAPDHGHETTSEAYSYLLWLQAMYGKVTGDWSKFNGAWDIMERFMIPTHADQPTNSFYTASKPATYAPEHDTPGEYPAQLNTGVSVGPDPIAAELKSAYGTDDVYGMHWLQDVDNVYGYGNSPGKCEAGPTDTGPSYINTFQRGPQESVWETIPQPTCDQFKYGGRNGYLDLFTGDASYAKQWKFTNAPDADARAVQAAYWADIWAKQQGKGADVSATIGKAAKMGDYLRYSMYDKYFKKIGNCVGATSCPAGTGKDASHYLMSWYYAWGGATDTAAGWAWRIGSSHTHGGYQNPLAAYALANYAPLKPKSATGQADWAKSLDRQIEFYRWLQSNEGGIAGGATNSWAGRYATPPAGTPTFYGMFYDEKPVYHDPPSNQWFGFQAWSMERVAEYYQQTGNAAAKTVLDKWVDWALSKTTINPDGTYRIPSTLQWSGAPDTWSASSPGANAGLHVTVADYTDDVGVAAAYAKTLTYYADRSGDADAARVAKALLDGMWDHHQDGLGIAVPETRADYNRFDDRVSVPSGWTGTMPNGDTINSSSTFDSIRSFYEDDPAWSKIEAYLAGGAAPSFTYHRFWAQADIALAMGSYAELLE
- a CDS encoding glycoside hydrolase family 6 protein, whose amino-acid sequence is MSRTRTALLAAMALVAAAAGTAMGAVPDDVGVQAIPCTVDYKVQNQWSTGFTTAVTVTNNSAAKTSWAVKWSYAGNQQVTNGWNSRITQSGTSVTAANETYNGTLATGGSVSFGFNASYSGTNALPTTFTLDGVTCNVDDGGGGPSEPPGPGTPGTKVDNPYAGAKVYVNPEWSAKAAAEPGGSRISNQPTGVWLDRIAAIEGVGSGMGLRDHLDAALTQKGSGELAVQLVIYNLPGRDCAALASNGELGPTELGRYKTEYIDPIAAILADPKYASLRIVTTVEIDSLPNLVTNTGSRPTATPQCDVMKANGNYVKGVGYALNKLGDVGNVYNYVDAGHHGWIGWDDNFGASATTFKEAATAEGATVNDVHGFITNTANYSALKENNFTINSTVNGTSVRESKWVDWNRYVDELSFAQAFRNQLVSVGFNSSIGMLIDTSRNGWGGSARPTGPGATTSVDTYVNGGRYDRRIHIGNWCNQSGAGLGERPKAAPEAGIDAYVWMKPPGESDGSSSAIPNDEGKGFDRMCDPTYTGNPRNGNSMSGSLPNAPISGHWFSAQFQQLMQNAYPAL
- a CDS encoding dihydrofolate reductase family protein — protein: MRIVICEFMSLDGVVQAPGGPDEDTEGGFAHGGWTHPFFDPEVVGGAWDAALAKADALLYGRRTWKAMAGAWPDRAGDPFADRMNSIRKYVVSATLADSELAWENTTRIPGEEAVAQIRELRETGGGDLLVMGSPTLARTLIGEGLADELILIVMPVLLGGGKTIFPDEGAKHLLELISTTTSGTGVNVCVYRTAEKKD